GTGATTTCAAATGATATATATCCattaagattttgtttaattactttttattttattttattttattttaaaacatatcaatATGAAGataagatattataaataattatgaaacctaacttaatattttataaatctaattggttggaatgtatgattttgatttagcATATGGACATAGTACATAttgtgaaatttaaatttatttaaaaatttgaccAAATTCCATTAATAATCACCCATGATGTCATACTTTTATATCTTatgcaaataaataaattgaatgaatattaatatattgactaTTTTGTTATGTCTTTTTAATGGTATGAATTGTCATGGTAgggttattttcttatttttataagtgcaaataagttaaaattttgtaataaattgtACAAAACAAATAAGTTGTATttaataagctgaatcaaactagtACTCAATTCTTATCTAAAAAAtgattatcataatatatatttgaattttataacttttaaaacaaCCATATGCCAACAAATTCATGAATGGCTTTGAGGAAAGTACAATTTTCAGCCAGATGCTTTCCTTTCAAGCAAATAAAATGGTCACATGTATGATcacattttaaaatagtaataatttaaaaataatttggatgattAATTAAGaacattatttatatcatataataaaacaaaacaaaaatcaaattattatataaaaataatttcataacaataataaaaatatttcaatcacaataattttaacaaatttgtaaTGAGACAATACAAATTATAGCATGCTTTAAAATTGAGCTAAATGCAAGTTATAATAAGCTTGTTTAAGTTTACAAATGTGATGTGAGATTATTTTTCGTTTGATTCTCATTTAAATCGCCTTAGAAACTGAAATAGGTCGGCTCTAGGTTTcttataattttctaattttcctGATTTTTAACAAACCTAGTTAATCGTTCTTGTCTATTGCCGGAAAATCGCAGCACCATTTGATCGGAGTATCTTCTCGGCTAAAATCTCTATAATTATCATCTTTAAAGGGCAAAATGATCACCCATTTTATGCATTTAAACTATTGTTTCTTTACTGATGCTAGAAACTAACCATTGAAATAAACACATTGAGGCTGTATCTTGTTCATGGATTGTTTATTCTTAGAATCTTAGTGACTCATTTTGGACAAATACTTGCAACTAAACAAACATGAACTTTGGGATATTAGCAAGGTTTGTAGTATTTGCTTTTCTCATTTTCATTTGGTTTGGACTTTGGACCAATGATATACAATATGAAGGCCATTTAGATCCTACAGGTAAAGAGTCTAAAGACACTAACCAAATGATATACAATATGAAGGCCATACTTCATTTGGGTTAATTAGATCCTGCAAATAAAGACACTCTTTGTATTCCACTCAGGTAGGTGGTCACTTATACACAAAAGTAAAACATGACTCCTAATTTGACGCTATCTTAGTGGAACCATGCAATGTCTGTACTGGTAAAGATCAAACTAACCATTCATTTGGCCTATCTGAAAACTACCATTTCAACTTAACTTTGATATTTTAGATAAATCTATTTTCACTTGAACTAGATTTATATGAGATTTTGGTACGAGAATTTGCATGATTTGTCGGATTGAGAATGATGCAGTTTGTTTCTAGACTATTTGTTATGCTTGTTCTTATTGAAGATGGTTGGGGAAGAGAAATCACTTATTCAACTGGTCAAGTGAGAATTGGAGTACTAGTTTGAACTTTTGAAGGTTAGCTATCTTTTGTTAGCTAGCcatgttaataatgaattttatttcCATGCTGCTGCATTCTATTGaatgaaaatcatatatatattttcccaACTAAATAAAACTCTCTCTCTAGCTATTGTTGAACATTGGGGAGATAAAACACAACATTTCAATACATCCCATTATCCCTCTCAATATTATAGGATCCGCCCATATTTTCTGATTGCGGATCCGGGCCAAGATCCATGAGGGGAGATGTTGGCGGAAGGGGGGCTTTGGACTTTGATCTTACTGAAACTCCATTCACAGACTCCTTCGGTTTCTTTCTTGTTTTTACCGAACCTTCAGGATCCGGTGCTGACTCTGACCCGGAATTTTGATCTCTTTGTTGACGGCTTGATCTCGTTCTCCTTGACCCTTCCGGGTCTACTGAGTTATCTGACCCAGACTCCTTCGATTTCTTTCTTGCTTTTACCGAACCTTCTGGATCAACTGAGTTATCTGACCCAGATTCCTTAGActtctttcttgattttacCGAACCTTCTGGATCCACTGAGTTATCTGACCCAGATTCCTTAGActtctttcttgattttacCGAACCTTCTGGATCCACTGAGTTATCTGACCCAGACTCCTTCGACTTCCTTCTTGCTTTTACCGAACCTTCTGGATCCACAGGTGGTGAATCTGACCCGGAATTTTGAACCTTTGGTTGACGGGTAGACCTTGTTCTCCTTGATCCTTCCTGGTCATCTGAGCAATCTGACCCATGAACCCGTTCTTTGGGTTGTCTGGTAGACCTTGTTTTCTTCAAGTCTTCCTGATTCACAGGCGAATCGGACCCAGAATTAATGGGTTGTCGGGCTGACCTGCTGCGTTGACTTGACGAGTCTTTGCCTGTGTTCTTCCTTGAATTCTTATTCTTTCGTGAAAATTCATGATCTTGATCATCTGATAATGCTGAAACTTCTCTGGTGCTGTTGTGCCTTGTTTGTGAAGGTGTAATTAGCTGGTCAGGTGAAATTCTTCCTCGAGGAATCCTATGGGAATCTAGAATTACAAATTTACAcaatcaaaccaaaccaaaacacATTAATAGATAGTTTAATACTATGAAAGATATAgtgatttttgttttgttttgttttgggtGAAAGAAAGTAAGAACCTTGAGAAACCCATTTGACTTGATCATTTTGTTGTGGTTCACCAGTCACTGTTAATGGTGCAGAGTGAACACCATTAGTTGACTTAAACTCCTTCATCTATCATTTAGAGAAACCAATGAACTATAATAATAGCATAATggtaaaaagttatttataaggTAAATAATTGTTCTTACCCAGCTAGGTGAATCAAGAGCAGAGGGACCTTCCCATCCTATGTGAGCCACATGCTTCACATCTGTTGGACCCCCAATCTGCATTTCCTTATGTTTCTCATCTGCCACATTCAAATTTCTCCATTTAGCCCTTGTTTGgtagttatatataaataattcttcTATTAATTTGTAGTAATTAATATAATCACCTcccaaacaaaataaaccaaGACAAAGAACATATTGTAAATGCTAAATGAGCTATTGCACTGCATATATGATTCTTAGATCAGATTATTGGCATGCTCTAGTTatattgattttcttttcttttttatcaagTTTAACAATATTCCATAAGTTGTTTTTATTGAGTATATACaacaaaatcagaaaaaattgtTTTCACATATTGAgttgtaattatttttggataGGTTGCCCTTGAATTGGTCTAACCTAACTTATGTACTTGTTAGACCTATCATAAGTCAACCCATATAGGCAACCCTTAAAATGTCTTTCTCCACAGTGATTCGATAATGAGATTTGGTAGGATACTTATGAGATCGATGATATTgatattcaaatatttcttcTAAAAGCATATCGATTTGACCCCACAAGTGAGACCACCACCCAATATCATGTTGTCGCAACAAAAAACAATTCGGTTTCGCAACTCAATCGTAGATGAAGAAAAAAGTGGGCAATAGAGATAGATATACCAAAGATTTGAGAAATGTATCTTAGCCCTTTGAAGAGGCCCTTCATCTTTGTAGCCATGGTTGGttctatatgtatataatttaggctaaagaattaattaatatggaTCCTCAAGCCAATATATCTTCCACCAACACCACCACCAACACCATAGAAATCTGTAAGCAAAGTTTGAAGAATTGTTAAGAGAATGATAATTAAGGTTCTAATGGAAGCATTGAGAAGCTATGAATGAACCTTAAGAGAGAGAGAATAGATTAGAAGGAAATGAACATAATTGATCTGGGTAGAGGAGATCGAGGTCCTAGAGGAAAGGGGTCGGAGAAGAATTCCGTCCACCCAGGTTGAGTCTGGACCTCTTGGGGGGTTAGGAGTTCTCAAGGGAGGGGGGGAGAAAGAGAGATTGTTTAATTAAAGCAAATGCAATGACATGAGGACCTTGTTAAGGGGCATTAACTCAAAATGGTTGATCCACAATTCTTTCCCATTTTCAACCTGTCAAATATTGTCATGTGCCAAGATTCTACTTTTAGATATGTGAATATTATCTAATCTTACTTAATTaaagttattacaaatataattttattttgtataggATGTGGATgctttgatgatttttttgttgAGATCCTTTCATCACCATTGATCATGTTTTGTTACATGTTATTTagaataaccaaaaaaaaatgtcaaacaacCCCTAAATTGTTGCTCCAAGTTAAGGTTCTCAACAGAATGAAGCTGAAAACAATACTCTTCAAATCTCatatgattttgaaatttgagAGGAGACTAATGggtttgatttaaataattttttaagctAATTAAACCTTtactattataaaaatttacatgGTAAAAATTTACATTGTAAATTTTTaggattttataaataattttaattttacgattttatatgatattaaaatgaaataaatttatattaataaaaaaaaaacattgatggTGTAAATATACATCTTTTTagtgtaaatttaaattaaactatgAATTTTGATTATTGTCTCATTCGACCAAATCAAccaaattgaatatataactgATAATTTATGAAAACGGCTAAAATTAATCCAAAAAGCTTGGTTGATCAGATCGCCAAAGATCTATTCAATAATGATAGTTGGTTAAGTATAACGACaagagtaataaaaaaaatcagtgTGAGGTTAACCATTTGACAACAACAATGAAAACACAAGCAAAAAATGCACACcaacaaacataacataaaatctaACATTAACGACTTAAGAAATCTTCAAGGAGATCAATGAGTTCACCCGACCGCTACTATCGATTTTTCAGAAGAGATCTTCTTtataatcataatcataataatatctTTATGAACGCATCAGTCTACTGTGATCACTGAACATCCTACCATttatttcaaaccatatagTCCGCTATTGGGAAATGACCCATCAACTAAATCCAACCAAATTCGCGGTTTTATCCCAACATCCCAACAACTaaaaatttaatgtataattatattatttaatagtaTATTTTTGCAAAGGAATAAAACCTAGTTTCTGAAATGGATTTATTTATGGGATTTGATTGTGCATTTTGGTGGCACTTTCTCTTTattgaacttttatttgaatCCGCTAAAAGAATAAATGGCTTACTGAAGTCACctaaatattttgagaaaaagGCTCATAAACTTGTAGGTTTATAAAtcgaataaaaaattatttagaggtTAAAAGAGGAAAAAAGAAGAGATTAGGGGTCAATTCATAAATTAGAAGGACTATATGGTCTATACGTTTATATACAAGCtttctctttcatttcaaaACCCTAATTCTCTCTCGGTGCGGCAGTGCTAGTAGGTCTTGCTCAATCCTACCCAGCCCCCAACGAACGAAAATGGTGAGTCTTTTTCCGACCCTCATACTTCTCCATGTTTACTTCGTCGTATTTCTTCATCTATTCATGTTCGGATTCGATTTATGTTAATGGATCTGTTTGATTCTACAGCCTTTCAAGCGATTCGTTGAGATTGGAAGGGTTGCACTCGTTAACTATGGAAAAGACTACGGAAAGCTCGTCGTTATCGTCGACGTTGTCGATCAGAACCGAGtatgatatatatttactctTTTGTGATTGATTCGAGTTAAACATTGATGCTAACTGTAGGAAAGTATTGAGATTTGCacattttagattttaaatcatGGTAGAGCTGTTTATGGTGGAATTTGTTAGATAGAGGTAAAATTTGGTTATAGTAAATCTTGGAAAGGATTTTGGAAGAGTTGAAATTGATGGGTAGTGGAGTTATTTGTCACATATCATGAAGATTTTTAATATCTGTTTGATTCAGTTCGTGAAATagggttatttgtttgattttcaaTCAGTCAAATGAAGAATTAAAGGTTTTGATTTGTGTTTGTGTAAATGTTTCTTGGTAGTTCCTATTCTTTAGTCATATATCTGTTTTTTCTGACTAATAAACTTTATgcttaaaacataaatttgttGAATGTGATTTCTACAAAGAGTATAAACTCATTCAGCGATCACTCTGAAGACTGAATCATTACAGCAAGAAACTGGTCTTGACTGCATCATATTGAGTATAAAATGGATTTCATTTGTCTTATTAAGTCTTATATTTCAATGCACAGGCTTTGGTTGATTCCCCTGATATGGTTCGTACCCAAATCAATTTCAAGAGACTATCTTTGACCGATATCAAGATCGACATTAAAAGGGTTCCACAAAAGAAGACTTTAATTGCTGCTATGGAGGCTGCTGGTAATATCACACGCTGTAACTATTCCATGATTGTTCTTTCTCATGCCATTATCTGATCGATTAATGTATGTCTAATGTTGTGGCAGATGTCAAGAACAAATGGGAGAACAGTTCATGGGGTAGAAAGTTGATTGTTAAGAAGAGAAGGGCTGCCTTGAATGATTTTGACAGATTTAAGATTATGTTGGCTAAAATCAAGGTTCGTTATGCTTAAAACCTTATCATCAAACCTAAACAACCTCTATTTAGATAtgcaaattattttatgtttcttACCCAAATAGTGTTTTTACCTGATTTTCAATAGCCTACATCAATTTGAAAATAACCCCTTCATTATTTGGGCAtcatttatatgaatttcttcATCGAAGCTACAATAAAGTAACTATAgcgagtttatttaaaatttgatggATCATTATTTCATTGCAGAGAGCTGGAGTTGTGAGGCAGGAGCTTGCCAAGCTCAAGAAGAGCACAGCCTAAGCTTTTCTCTTTAGTGTTGAAGGAGATTTGGTATTATTTAGCCAGATATATGCTTATTACTATTGGACATCATAAATGTTTATTTGTTGTGAGACAATCATTTTTGCTGTTTTTGAGATTAATGTTTTCTCTTGCATGTGATGGCAATTAGCTTACACAAGTTTCTAGTTGGGTGATTCATTTTCCATGCTATTTACTTTATCCACTCCTTGAGATTAACCTTACTTAACTAAGTGTTACTCACcctattaaaattaaatataattgtcCATCTCTAATGCCATAACATACcttttataatgtattttcaTTATTCACTAAACAATGTTAATTGTCATGACAACATATACCCCCATCCCGACCCAGGTGGGTGGATCGGGTTTGGCTTAAATTGGGTATGGGTATTTGGAACTGAAAAAATTAgggactattttttttattcataccattgttatttttttatgaaaatttcaatattttattattataaatttttacaaatgatgtttttcttaatattatcttccaaaattatatattaattgtttacaaaattttaatgcGTTAAAAAGAAtgtttaataagttaaaaagggtttttaatttatatagaaaattataaaatacactgctttttttttataatattgttcaaatttataaaataaatttaaatttttgccACCGTTTTTGTCTAATTGCTACATCATTATAGAGGTCAAATCACTCTTTGATGGGAATTAGGTCTTTGGAAACGGGTGTTGTTGCGGGTTGGAAAGTGGTGATTCTTTATGCCTCTAGATTTTAATTTATGCCTCTAGATTTTAAATTATGGAGGGGTATTTGAGATTTCGAGTTGGTAATGATAGTCTTAGAAATCTAATTGTCAAAAACGATAATTATAGTATCTTGTACCTAAACCCGTGACTCGCTTGACGACAAAACATTATCATACATGAATGGTAGTTGGATTCATGAAACCCACTTCTTGAAACATCTAGGTCAGTTGGTCGGTGGCTATTTTGGGTAATTGTTACTTCTTCCCcataataaattttggtttaaaataaaattattattttatttatttctcataaatttAAGAAGCACCTCATAAATTTAAGTTCAAAATGATCACTGCACATATTTTAGATCATCATTGTTATACAGTGATCACAAAgtctttaattaacaaaataaataacaacCATCTTGCAATTAGTCACTTACATAAACTCTTATTAttgaacaaataattaatacaagTACATAAGATTatcaaagtgaagaaaaaaGAGGGAATCCAGGGAGGGAGTAGCCCGAGTCCACGATGAATACATTTCCAGATATATAATAGGAGGAATCATGAATTAGATATCTGATGAGCGAAGTCAACCCTGGATTCGCCTGGACAAACTTCTTCAATGGTACACCTTTCCTTTCAATATTTgtcaaccatttttttttaaaaagctcTTCAGTTA
This is a stretch of genomic DNA from Impatiens glandulifera chromosome 4, dImpGla2.1, whole genome shotgun sequence. It encodes these proteins:
- the LOC124936638 gene encoding protein rtoA-like, whose translation is MKEFKSTNGVHSAPLTVTGEPQQNDQVKWVSQDSHRIPRGRISPDQLITPSQTRHNSTREVSALSDDQDHEFSRKNKNSRKNTGKDSSSQRSRSARQPINSGSDSPVNQEDLKKTRSTRQPKERVHGSDCSDDQEGSRRTRSTRQPKVQNSGSDSPPVDPEGSVKARRKSKESGSDNSVDPEGSVKSRKKSKESGSDNSVDPEGSVKSRKKSKESGSDNSVDPEGSVKARKKSKESGSDNSVDPEGSRRTRSSRQQRDQNSGSESAPDPEGSVKTRKKPKESVNGVSVRSKSKAPLPPTSPLMDLGPDPQSENMGGSYNIERDNGMY
- the LOC124936355 gene encoding probable 60S ribosomal protein L14 — translated: MPFKRFVEIGRVALVNYGKDYGKLVVIVDVVDQNRALVDSPDMVRTQINFKRLSLTDIKIDIKRVPQKKTLIAAMEAADVKNKWENSSWGRKLIVKKRRAALNDFDRFKIMLAKIKRAGVVRQELAKLKKSTA